A single Cnuibacter physcomitrellae DNA region contains:
- a CDS encoding TetR/AcrR family transcriptional regulator: MQVDDTVDSTPPAGPVPRSDTRARILAAANDLFYAQGIRATSADRIIEQVGITKVTFYRHFRTKSDLVVAYLQQQAAAERGWIESARHEGDPVGSLRSLATGIGAASCSPGFRGCPFINAAAEFSDPDDPVREAVQVHRDWTRDQFASIAADAGVPDPEATARQLMILRDGAMVNGYLGDPETVADSLGAGFAAILARA, encoded by the coding sequence GTGCAGGTCGACGACACCGTGGACTCCACACCGCCGGCGGGCCCGGTGCCTCGCTCCGACACCCGGGCGCGCATCCTCGCCGCGGCGAACGACCTCTTCTACGCGCAGGGCATCCGGGCGACGAGTGCCGACCGCATCATCGAGCAGGTCGGCATCACGAAGGTCACCTTCTATCGGCATTTCCGCACGAAGAGCGACCTCGTCGTGGCCTACCTCCAGCAGCAGGCGGCAGCCGAGCGCGGCTGGATCGAGAGCGCCCGCCACGAGGGCGATCCCGTCGGTTCACTGCGCTCCCTGGCGACCGGGATCGGGGCCGCCAGCTGCAGCCCGGGCTTCCGCGGGTGCCCCTTCATCAACGCGGCTGCGGAGTTCAGCGACCCCGACGACCCGGTGCGCGAGGCCGTGCAGGTCCATCGCGACTGGACTCGGGACCAGTTCGCGTCCATCGCGGCGGACGCCGGCGTGCCCGACCCCGAGGCGACCGCGCGGCAGCTCATGATCCTCCGCGACGGCGCGATGGTGAACGGCTACCTCGGCGACCCGGAGACGGTCGCCGACTCCCTCGGCGCCGGCTTCGCCGCCATCCTCGCCCGGGCGTAG
- a CDS encoding dihydrolipoyl dehydrogenase family protein, whose product MSAGGDRFDYDLIVIGAGPVGENVADYATKRGLHVAVVESELVGGECSYWACMPSKALLRSGHALRTARRLAGAREAVTGTIDAAAVLARRTGFTDGWSDAGQVSWLDSAGIDLLRGHGRLVGRQTVEVGDREYRARAVALATGSVPVLPPIPGLDSVSAWGTQEATAADHVPASLIVVGGGVAGVELAFAFSSLGSRVTLLSRGALLEREESFVGDLVAAALSEEGVDVRWGSAPARVARDRDGTVTVTLGDDTAIRAEEILVSTGRRPNTDHLGLETVGLETVGLGTAGLGTAGSGARRTELVVDETMLVSGTDWLYAVGDVNGRALLTHQGKYQARAAGEAIAARLQGTALHDGPWGAHVATADHGAVPRVVFSDPEVAAVGLTERAAREQGMPVRAVEYDLGWVAGAKLHADGYAGRAKLVVDESRGVVVGATFVGQDVAELLHSATIAIVGEVPVERLWHAVPAYPTISEIWLRLLETYGRPD is encoded by the coding sequence ATGAGCGCCGGGGGCGACCGCTTCGACTACGACCTCATCGTGATCGGGGCCGGTCCCGTCGGCGAGAACGTCGCCGACTACGCCACGAAGCGCGGACTCCACGTCGCCGTGGTCGAGTCGGAGCTCGTCGGCGGAGAGTGCTCGTACTGGGCGTGCATGCCGTCCAAGGCTCTGCTGCGGAGCGGGCACGCCCTGCGCACGGCGCGTCGGCTCGCCGGCGCGCGGGAGGCGGTCACAGGCACGATCGACGCGGCCGCAGTGCTCGCCCGCCGGACCGGCTTCACCGACGGCTGGTCGGATGCGGGGCAGGTCTCGTGGCTCGACTCGGCCGGCATCGACCTCCTCCGCGGGCATGGCCGCCTCGTCGGTCGGCAGACCGTCGAGGTGGGCGACCGGGAGTACCGCGCGCGTGCCGTTGCACTGGCCACCGGCTCCGTCCCCGTCCTGCCGCCGATCCCCGGCCTCGACTCCGTCTCCGCGTGGGGGACGCAGGAGGCCACCGCAGCCGACCACGTGCCCGCGAGCCTCATCGTCGTAGGCGGCGGCGTGGCGGGCGTCGAGCTCGCGTTCGCCTTCTCGTCCCTCGGATCCCGGGTCACCCTGCTCTCCCGAGGGGCGCTCCTCGAGCGCGAGGAGTCGTTCGTCGGGGACCTGGTCGCGGCCGCCCTGTCCGAGGAAGGTGTGGACGTGCGATGGGGGTCTGCCCCTGCGCGGGTCGCTCGTGATAGGGATGGGACCGTGACCGTCACGCTGGGAGACGACACCGCGATCCGGGCCGAGGAGATCCTCGTCTCGACCGGACGACGGCCGAACACCGACCACCTCGGCCTCGAGACGGTCGGCCTCGAGACGGTCGGCCTCGGGACGGCCGGGCTCGGGACGGCCGGCTCCGGAGCCCGCAGGACAGAGCTGGTCGTCGACGAGACCATGCTCGTCTCGGGAACCGACTGGCTCTACGCGGTGGGCGACGTCAACGGTCGCGCCCTCCTCACCCACCAGGGCAAGTACCAGGCTCGCGCCGCCGGCGAGGCGATCGCCGCGCGCCTCCAGGGCACCGCACTCCACGACGGACCGTGGGGAGCCCACGTCGCCACGGCGGACCACGGCGCCGTGCCTCGCGTGGTGTTCTCCGATCCGGAGGTCGCGGCCGTCGGGCTCACCGAGCGCGCCGCGCGCGAGCAGGGGATGCCCGTTCGAGCGGTCGAGTACGACCTCGGCTGGGTCGCCGGGGCGAAGCTGCACGCCGACGGCTACGCGGGGCGCGCGAAGCTGGTCGTCGACGAGAGCCGCGGTGTGGTCGTGGGCGCGACCTTCGTCGGCCAGGATGTCGCCGAGCTGCTCCACTCCGCCACCATCGCGATCGTCGGCGAGGTGCCGGTCGAACGACTCTGGCATGCGGTGCCGGCCTATCCGACGATCAGCGAGATCTGGCTGCGTCTCCTCGAGACGTACGGCCGGCCCGACTGA
- a CDS encoding TetR/AcrR family transcriptional regulator, which translates to MTTKADQRRLEATREALSHFARGGYDGTPVSAVADALGVSQPYLFKLFTSKMGLFVACVELCYDLIEANARVRLDQAVAEGRPGSLDDIGAAFQTTIAEADLLRFQLQAWAASATHPRIREVVARRLHRSLELSRELTGASADEVNDMFARGTRLVVRTAVGLELLH; encoded by the coding sequence ATGACCACCAAGGCCGACCAGAGGCGGCTCGAGGCCACGCGCGAGGCGCTCTCGCACTTCGCCCGTGGGGGCTACGACGGCACTCCCGTCAGCGCCGTGGCCGATGCTCTCGGAGTGTCGCAGCCCTACCTCTTCAAGCTGTTCACCAGCAAGATGGGCCTCTTCGTGGCGTGCGTGGAGCTCTGCTACGACCTCATCGAGGCGAACGCCCGGGTCCGTCTCGACCAGGCGGTGGCGGAGGGCCGGCCGGGATCCCTCGACGACATCGGTGCGGCCTTCCAGACCACCATCGCCGAGGCCGACCTGCTCCGCTTCCAGCTGCAGGCGTGGGCGGCGTCGGCGACCCACCCGCGCATCCGCGAGGTGGTGGCGCGTCGCCTCCACCGCTCGCTCGAGCTCAGCCGCGAGCTCACGGGGGCCAGCGCCGACGAGGTGAACGACATGTTCGCCCGCGGCACCCGACTGGTGGTGCGCACCGCGGTCGGTCTCGAGCTGCTGCACTGA
- a CDS encoding alpha/beta hydrolase family protein, which yields MKHMTQRRNAIWLAVALALCLLSAIGSSLIQTAGGHVTVKDMRWETSSGEALSALLFKPDSATDENKAPAVVVSHGWWNNREMQDANYVELARRGYVVVSIDMYGHGNSDPLSNADIPVNGTGMYDAVKLVADLPYVDTDRIGIEGHSNGARAANYSVVADNAADTQLISSVLLVDNEAFYKDADGAYMNIYGSRDVGLVADQYDEFFFRSYDAEGTAITKPRDFVTTPNAQSFLNFGADPSKGGTQEREAGQFYTDDVDGAEADRILYTPAQTHPWGPFSKQTTTDVLDYFDHTLGAPNPIASDSQVWQWKEAFNALGLVGFGIFLVAFARALLFTRAFAGLRRTEEEPARPLARKGLVWFWATMVVSAVVSGVTYVALSQNDDIGALAFNTLPSIFPQGAVFFIALWAAINGGAALLIMLISYYAIGRKAGVDLRAGGMLPGWKKFLQAILLGLVVVVAAFGIVAVVDYFFTSDFRLWVLAVKWFTPDKIPLALLVLPFFLLYFFANSIAVNVFNRFTLGGREWINTAVLALFNALAPIVLVVVQYWTFFASGELVPGFGGIFSIWLFPVIVILAVAAVVSRKLYRVTNNPYVGGFIMAATVSLVSVTNTLTVVS from the coding sequence ATGAAGCACATGACCCAGCGGCGCAACGCGATCTGGCTCGCCGTCGCGCTCGCGCTCTGCCTGTTGTCGGCGATCGGATCCTCTCTGATCCAGACGGCGGGCGGCCACGTCACCGTCAAGGACATGCGGTGGGAGACCTCGTCCGGCGAGGCGCTCAGCGCCCTGCTGTTCAAGCCCGACAGCGCGACGGACGAGAACAAGGCGCCTGCGGTCGTCGTCAGCCACGGCTGGTGGAACAACCGCGAGATGCAGGACGCGAACTACGTCGAGCTCGCGCGGCGCGGCTACGTCGTCGTCTCGATCGACATGTACGGTCACGGCAACTCCGACCCGCTCTCGAACGCGGACATCCCGGTGAACGGCACCGGCATGTACGACGCGGTCAAGCTCGTCGCCGACCTGCCCTACGTCGACACCGACCGCATCGGAATCGAGGGGCATTCGAACGGCGCCCGCGCCGCGAACTACAGCGTCGTGGCCGACAACGCCGCCGACACGCAGCTGATCTCGTCGGTGCTGCTCGTCGACAACGAGGCCTTCTACAAGGATGCGGACGGCGCCTACATGAACATCTACGGCAGCCGCGACGTGGGCCTCGTCGCCGACCAGTACGACGAGTTCTTCTTCCGCAGCTATGACGCGGAGGGCACCGCCATCACGAAGCCGCGCGACTTCGTCACCACTCCGAACGCGCAGTCCTTCCTGAACTTCGGGGCCGACCCGTCGAAGGGCGGTACCCAGGAGCGCGAGGCCGGGCAGTTCTACACCGACGACGTCGACGGAGCCGAGGCCGACCGCATCCTCTACACGCCGGCCCAGACGCATCCGTGGGGCCCGTTCTCGAAGCAGACCACGACCGACGTGCTCGACTACTTCGACCACACCCTCGGTGCCCCGAATCCGATCGCGTCGGACTCGCAGGTGTGGCAGTGGAAGGAGGCGTTCAACGCCCTCGGGCTCGTCGGCTTCGGGATCTTCCTGGTCGCGTTCGCCCGCGCTCTCCTCTTCACCCGGGCCTTCGCCGGCCTGCGGCGCACCGAGGAGGAGCCGGCCCGTCCGCTCGCCCGCAAGGGTCTCGTCTGGTTCTGGGCGACCATGGTCGTCTCCGCCGTCGTGTCGGGCGTGACCTACGTCGCACTCTCGCAGAACGACGACATCGGTGCGCTCGCGTTCAACACGCTGCCGTCGATCTTCCCGCAGGGCGCCGTGTTCTTCATCGCCCTCTGGGCTGCAATCAACGGCGGAGCCGCCCTGTTGATCATGCTGATCTCGTACTACGCGATCGGACGCAAGGCGGGCGTCGACCTTCGCGCCGGCGGGATGCTGCCCGGATGGAAGAAGTTCCTCCAGGCCATCCTCCTCGGCCTCGTCGTGGTGGTCGCCGCGTTCGGGATCGTCGCCGTCGTCGACTACTTCTTCACCAGCGACTTCCGCCTCTGGGTGCTCGCCGTGAAGTGGTTCACGCCGGACAAGATCCCGCTGGCGCTGCTCGTGCTGCCCTTCTTCCTGCTCTACTTCTTCGCCAACTCGATCGCAGTGAACGTCTTCAACCGGTTCACCCTCGGCGGACGCGAGTGGATCAACACGGCCGTGCTCGCCCTGTTCAACGCCCTCGCGCCGATCGTGCTCGTGGTCGTGCAGTACTGGACGTTCTTCGCCAGCGGCGAGCTCGTGCCCGGGTTCGGCGGGATCTTCAGTATCTGGCTGTTCCCCGTGATCGTCATCCTGGCGGTGGCGGCCGTGGTGTCGCGGAAGCTCTACCGCGTGACGAACAACCCCTACGTGGGCGGGTTCATCATGGCGGCGACCGTGAGCCTGGTGTCGGTGACGAACACGCTCACCGTCGTGAGCTAG
- a CDS encoding methyltransferase domain-containing protein — protein MTRRDDVVAGMLSSAVEAAAIASALADTRAATPAEALALDPARAAVLRGVPDIERVLEELWAERRARSGHLASVLGQAASAATGSTRDWTDVGDEAMIAQGRSSALMATVILQRIAPAYGVLRGDAPARALDVGTGVGAIALALAEGVIALQVTGIDIAERPLELAERRLAEVASEPASRIRLRRQDVTTLGDEAAYDLVWVPVPFLPDGIVDAALARASAALRPGGLLVLGTRPDVAHPRSAVTAAWVAESSGGGTLTTSEVEKRVAALGLQEIQRFATVPGGPVLVAARAE, from the coding sequence GTGACGCGACGAGATGACGTGGTGGCGGGGATGCTCTCCTCGGCGGTGGAGGCCGCTGCGATCGCATCGGCACTTGCCGACACCCGAGCTGCGACACCCGCCGAGGCGCTCGCCCTCGACCCCGCCCGCGCCGCTGTGCTCCGCGGCGTGCCCGACATCGAGCGCGTCCTCGAGGAGCTGTGGGCGGAGCGGAGAGCCCGGAGCGGACACCTCGCCAGCGTGCTCGGGCAGGCGGCGTCCGCGGCGACCGGGTCCACTCGCGACTGGACGGATGTGGGCGACGAGGCGATGATCGCCCAGGGCAGGTCGTCGGCGCTGATGGCGACGGTCATCCTCCAGAGGATCGCTCCCGCCTACGGTGTCCTCCGAGGCGACGCCCCCGCCCGAGCCCTCGATGTCGGCACAGGTGTCGGCGCGATCGCCCTTGCTCTCGCGGAGGGGGTGATCGCGCTCCAGGTCACCGGGATCGACATCGCCGAGCGGCCCCTCGAGCTGGCCGAGCGACGACTGGCGGAGGTCGCGTCGGAGCCGGCGTCCCGCATCCGACTGCGTCGTCAGGATGTGACGACGCTCGGCGACGAGGCAGCGTACGACCTGGTGTGGGTGCCTGTCCCGTTCCTCCCCGACGGCATCGTCGACGCCGCTCTCGCGCGAGCGTCCGCTGCGCTGCGGCCCGGCGGACTGCTCGTCCTCGGCACCCGACCCGACGTTGCCCACCCGCGATCTGCGGTCACGGCCGCGTGGGTCGCCGAGTCGAGCGGGGGAGGGACGCTCACGACGTCGGAGGTGGAGAAGCGCGTCGCCGCCCTCGGGCTTCAGGAGATCCAGCGGTTCGCGACCGTGCCGGGCGGGCCCGTGCTGGTCGCGGCGCGCGCGGAGTGA
- a CDS encoding trimeric intracellular cation channel family protein, whose translation MDAAVFGIPLWAELVAAGLGGLQGALFAAGFRERRLDVLGVVAIGIAVALGGSLLRDLILNQPPVVVWSSWYLLVAGLAALVGMAAGPLVKRAGWVVTGLDALVIGTFGVIATTKALSLGVGAIGALLVGIIGAVGGSLVRDLLLGLPVSFLQIGSLFAAAAGAGAAVLILLVTLGVGVPIAGAIAVGVTALLRLAAVRFDWRFPEQRALPWPWRSRPRMRGAGG comes from the coding sequence ATGGACGCCGCGGTGTTCGGGATCCCGCTCTGGGCCGAACTGGTGGCCGCCGGACTCGGCGGCCTCCAGGGCGCCCTCTTCGCGGCGGGATTCAGGGAGCGCCGCCTCGACGTCCTCGGGGTCGTCGCGATCGGGATCGCGGTGGCCCTAGGCGGGAGCCTGCTGCGCGACCTCATCCTCAACCAGCCACCGGTGGTGGTGTGGAGCAGCTGGTACCTGCTCGTCGCCGGACTCGCCGCGCTGGTGGGGATGGCCGCCGGCCCGCTCGTGAAGCGGGCCGGATGGGTGGTCACCGGGCTCGACGCCCTCGTGATCGGCACCTTCGGCGTGATCGCGACGACGAAGGCACTCTCGCTCGGGGTCGGTGCTATCGGCGCACTCCTCGTGGGGATCATCGGCGCCGTGGGTGGGTCGCTCGTCCGCGACCTGCTGCTCGGGCTGCCCGTCTCCTTCCTGCAGATCGGGTCGCTGTTCGCCGCGGCGGCGGGGGCCGGGGCGGCGGTCCTCATCCTGCTCGTGACGCTGGGTGTCGGCGTGCCGATCGCGGGAGCGATCGCAGTCGGCGTCACCGCTCTGCTCAGGCTCGCGGCGGTGCGGTTCGACTGGCGCTTCCCCGAGCAGCGCGCGCTGCCGTGGCCGTGGCGCTCCCGGCCTCGGATGCGCGGTGCGGGCGGATGA
- a CDS encoding alpha/beta fold hydrolase, translating into MTATVFQPAAEQPTVVLVHGAFAESASWNGVVERLQGAGLPVLAVANPLRGLAADAEYLRTVIDHIDGPVVVAGHSYGGSVLSEATEGAENVRALVYIASFQLEPGESTGELAAKFPGGVLGEALTPVPFTSGGFSGDDLYIEQDRFNEIFASDVPAATAVLMAATQRPIAASALADAATKAGWKTIPSWAMITLRDLAIPADSMRFMSERANSRSVEIDASHAVTVSQPDAVADLILEAVRETSR; encoded by the coding sequence ATGACCGCCACCGTGTTCCAGCCCGCAGCCGAGCAGCCCACCGTCGTCCTCGTCCATGGCGCCTTCGCCGAATCGGCGAGCTGGAACGGCGTCGTCGAGCGCCTCCAGGGTGCCGGGCTCCCCGTCCTCGCCGTCGCGAACCCGCTGCGAGGGTTGGCGGCCGACGCCGAGTACCTCCGCACGGTGATCGACCACATCGACGGACCGGTCGTCGTCGCCGGACACTCCTACGGAGGGTCCGTGCTGAGCGAGGCCACCGAGGGTGCAGAGAACGTGCGCGCGCTCGTCTACATCGCGAGCTTCCAGCTCGAGCCGGGGGAGAGCACCGGCGAGCTCGCCGCGAAGTTCCCCGGCGGTGTGCTCGGCGAGGCACTCACGCCCGTCCCCTTCACCTCGGGCGGCTTCAGCGGCGACGACCTCTACATCGAGCAGGACAGGTTCAATGAGATCTTCGCCTCCGACGTCCCGGCCGCCACCGCGGTGCTGATGGCCGCGACCCAGCGCCCGATCGCCGCCTCCGCCCTCGCCGACGCGGCGACCAAGGCGGGATGGAAGACCATCCCCTCCTGGGCGATGATCACCCTGCGCGACCTCGCCATCCCGGCCGACTCGATGCGCTTCATGTCCGAGCGGGCGAACTCGCGGTCCGTCGAGATCGACGCGTCGCACGCGGTGACCGTGTCGCAGCCGGACGCGGTCGCCGACCTGATCCTCGAGGCCGTGCGCGAGACGAGCCGCTGA
- a CDS encoding GntR family transcriptional regulator, whose product MPIPAGSSPLGRSLLRNDVYTRLRDALVDGTFAPGEQLKDVDLAAWLGVSRTPVREALLRLATSGLVETQPGRSTTVSTIDERKVRDARDVLAAMHQLAVRESVAILTPEDIERMRAANRDFAAALETGDVAAALDADERLHAVPVAALGNEAVESVLEHFGPVVRRVERMRFASASAQRSVDAHERLIELCAAGDAEAAAAVAFDTWHSLPITAD is encoded by the coding sequence ATGCCTATCCCCGCCGGATCCTCTCCTCTTGGACGCTCCCTGCTCCGGAACGACGTGTACACGCGTCTCAGAGATGCCCTGGTGGATGGCACATTCGCGCCGGGAGAGCAGTTGAAGGACGTCGATCTCGCGGCATGGCTGGGCGTGAGCCGAACTCCGGTCAGGGAAGCCCTTCTCCGGTTGGCGACGAGCGGTCTCGTCGAGACCCAGCCAGGCCGATCCACGACGGTGAGCACGATCGACGAGCGCAAGGTCCGCGACGCCCGCGATGTCCTCGCCGCGATGCACCAGCTCGCCGTCCGCGAGAGCGTCGCCATCCTGACCCCTGAAGACATCGAGCGGATGCGCGCAGCCAACCGCGACTTCGCTGCGGCCCTGGAGACGGGTGACGTCGCCGCCGCTCTCGACGCCGACGAGAGACTGCACGCCGTCCCCGTCGCTGCCCTCGGCAACGAAGCCGTCGAGTCGGTACTGGAGCACTTCGGCCCCGTCGTCCGTCGAGTCGAGCGGATGCGCTTCGCCTCGGCCAGCGCCCAGCGCTCGGTCGACGCCCACGAGCGCCTCATCGAGCTCTGCGCCGCTGGCGACGCGGAGGCCGCCGCCGCCGTCGCCTTCGACACCTGGCATAGTCTCCCGATCACCGCGGACTGA
- a CDS encoding HNH endonuclease signature motif containing protein: MTEETRTTNRTPRFEPARASDPAVAAMEERQRILLSRLEEGRRAEAALHAERLRLLAEFASTADELAALLHLDRLAEARDMQRRSMTAEVAVALNVSERFVQIETCDAETIAALPATLNALATGDISRQHVHKLVVHLNSLPTETWEAYEGAVLPAAMHLTPARFDNLARRMRERLHPDSLTTRARQAREERSAWITEERDGMAHLHLLATAENVLAIDARLHHHARALAAEPNETRTLPQLRADAAVDLLLGLPATAGGVAVELMVTVPAATLAGAGEEPGELSGYGPVDPDTARRLAAAAPAFTRILTRPDTGDIVSVGRGSYRLPAALRRRLRVEDERCRFPGCNRRALTADADHTTAWEDGGGTDAENLAHLCRRHHRLKHATDGDVAQDPDRTLTWISPLGQVAQTRPPGRDMTDATERARAILRRAHNADPAHAPDRENPPPPTDENRPPHTRTPEPDDGPAMTARGREVLARIRTPRPLPEHAPF; this comes from the coding sequence ATGACAGAGGAGACGCGCACCACGAACCGGACACCCCGGTTCGAACCCGCACGCGCCTCCGACCCCGCGGTCGCCGCGATGGAGGAGAGACAGCGGATCCTCCTGTCACGCCTGGAAGAGGGCCGCCGAGCCGAGGCAGCACTCCACGCCGAACGACTGCGCCTGCTGGCCGAATTCGCGTCCACTGCCGATGAGCTCGCCGCACTCCTCCATCTCGACCGCCTGGCCGAGGCGCGGGACATGCAACGCCGGTCCATGACCGCCGAAGTCGCCGTCGCGTTGAACGTGTCGGAGCGGTTCGTGCAGATCGAGACCTGCGACGCCGAGACCATCGCCGCGCTACCCGCCACCCTCAATGCCCTCGCCACCGGCGACATCTCCCGGCAGCACGTTCACAAGCTCGTGGTCCACCTCAACTCGCTTCCCACCGAGACGTGGGAGGCATACGAAGGCGCCGTCCTCCCCGCCGCGATGCACCTCACCCCCGCGAGGTTCGACAACCTCGCCCGCAGGATGCGGGAACGCCTGCACCCCGACTCCCTCACCACCCGCGCGCGGCAAGCACGCGAGGAGCGATCCGCGTGGATCACCGAGGAACGCGACGGGATGGCCCACCTCCACCTCCTCGCCACTGCGGAGAACGTCCTCGCCATCGACGCCCGACTGCATCACCACGCCCGCGCTCTGGCCGCCGAACCGAACGAGACCCGCACCCTCCCGCAACTGCGCGCCGACGCCGCCGTCGACCTCCTCCTCGGCCTCCCCGCGACCGCCGGCGGTGTCGCCGTGGAGCTCATGGTGACCGTCCCCGCCGCCACCCTCGCCGGGGCGGGCGAGGAGCCGGGCGAGTTGAGCGGATACGGACCCGTCGATCCCGACACTGCCCGCAGGCTGGCCGCCGCAGCGCCCGCCTTTACCCGCATCCTCACCCGACCCGACACCGGCGACATCGTCTCCGTCGGGCGGGGCTCCTACCGACTCCCCGCCGCGCTCCGCCGCCGGCTCAGGGTGGAGGACGAACGCTGCAGGTTCCCGGGTTGCAACCGGCGGGCGCTCACGGCCGATGCCGACCACACCACAGCCTGGGAAGACGGAGGAGGTACCGACGCAGAGAACCTCGCCCACCTCTGCCGCCGGCATCACCGGCTCAAACACGCCACCGACGGGGATGTGGCCCAAGATCCCGACCGGACACTCACGTGGATCAGCCCACTCGGCCAGGTCGCCCAGACACGACCACCCGGCCGAGACATGACCGACGCCACCGAACGCGCCCGCGCGATCCTCCGCCGCGCCCACAACGCAGACCCGGCCCACGCCCCCGATCGCGAGAACCCACCACCACCCACCGACGAGAACCGTCCGCCCCACACCAGGACCCCCGAGCCGGACGACGGCCCGGCCATGACCGCGCGCGGCCGCGAGGTCCTCGCCCGCATCCGCACCCCACGCCCCCTCCCCGAACACGCCCCCTTCTGA
- a CDS encoding NAD-dependent epimerase/dehydratase family protein produces MFVFVTGGTGTIGTAVVAELLSHGHTVLALARSEASADVLAAAGATPLRGSITDLDVLREGAARSDGVISLAFGHDLDAPGALERSIAEEAAAMEALGTALVGSGRPIVTVSGTPWVEGRASTEGDPLPEVGPVAGRSRSVNALLALAPQGVRASAVRMPRTVHENGQGGFAGLLTEAARARGAVGYPGDGAQRWPSVHARDAASLFRLALESAPAGTAWHAVADEGIAVRDIAAVIARRLGMGTEQVPVEEFGPFGPIFAMDQPASSAHTREALGWVPTHPGLLEDLENLEP; encoded by the coding sequence ATGTTCGTCTTCGTCACCGGCGGCACCGGCACGATCGGCACCGCCGTGGTCGCCGAGCTGCTGTCGCATGGTCACACGGTGCTCGCGCTCGCCCGCTCCGAGGCGTCCGCCGACGTTCTCGCCGCGGCTGGAGCCACGCCGCTGCGGGGATCGATCACCGACCTCGACGTGCTGCGCGAGGGCGCTGCCCGGTCGGACGGGGTGATCAGCCTCGCGTTCGGTCACGACCTCGACGCCCCCGGTGCGCTCGAGCGGAGCATCGCCGAAGAGGCTGCGGCCATGGAGGCACTCGGCACCGCACTCGTGGGAAGCGGGCGGCCGATCGTCACCGTCTCGGGCACGCCGTGGGTAGAGGGTCGCGCATCCACTGAAGGGGATCCGCTGCCCGAGGTCGGGCCGGTCGCCGGACGCTCGCGCTCGGTGAACGCGCTGCTCGCCCTCGCGCCGCAGGGCGTCCGGGCCTCGGCGGTACGGATGCCGCGCACCGTCCACGAGAACGGCCAGGGCGGATTCGCGGGGCTGCTCACCGAGGCGGCCCGCGCTCGCGGCGCGGTCGGATACCCGGGCGACGGTGCTCAGCGGTGGCCCTCGGTGCATGCGCGCGATGCGGCGTCGCTGTTCCGTCTCGCGCTCGAGTCGGCGCCCGCGGGGACCGCGTGGCACGCGGTGGCGGATGAGGGGATCGCCGTGCGCGACATCGCTGCGGTGATCGCGCGGCGGCTCGGGATGGGGACGGAGCAGGTGCCCGTGGAGGAGTTCGGTCCGTTCGGGCCGATCTTCGCGATGGACCAGCCCGCGTCGAGCGCTCACACGCGAGAGGCGCTGGGATGGGTACCCACGCACCCGGGGCTGCTGGAGGACCTCGAGAACCTCGAGCCGTGA
- a CDS encoding TetR/AcrR family transcriptional regulator, protein MGRWEPGARERLVVAAVELFTEHGYDATTVAQIAERAGVTKSTFFRHFPDKRELLVAGQESLSALLAEGIAEAPADASALDAVASGLERASTMMGPANRDLGPRIREALAASVELQERDALKSVGMTAAMTEALLARGVPETVAALAAEMGILAFKQGYARWSEADRGDDDRLAPYALAALQDLRAAASALG, encoded by the coding sequence ATGGGTCGATGGGAGCCGGGTGCGCGGGAGCGTCTCGTCGTCGCCGCGGTCGAGCTCTTCACCGAGCATGGCTACGACGCGACGACGGTGGCGCAGATCGCCGAACGCGCCGGAGTGACGAAGAGCACGTTCTTCCGCCACTTCCCCGACAAGCGCGAGCTGCTCGTCGCCGGCCAGGAGAGCCTCAGCGCCCTGCTCGCCGAGGGCATCGCCGAGGCCCCGGCCGACGCCTCTGCCCTCGATGCCGTCGCCTCCGGGCTCGAGCGCGCGTCCACGATGATGGGGCCCGCCAATCGCGATCTCGGCCCCCGCATCCGCGAGGCCCTCGCCGCGAGCGTCGAGCTGCAGGAGCGCGATGCGCTCAAGAGCGTCGGCATGACCGCCGCGATGACGGAGGCGTTGCTCGCCCGAGGCGTGCCCGAGACGGTCGCGGCCTTGGCCGCCGAGATGGGCATCCTCGCCTTCAAGCAGGGCTACGCCCGCTGGTCGGAGGCCGACCGCGGGGACGACGACAGACTCGCCCCCTACGCCCTCGCGGCGCTGCAGGACCTCCGCGCGGCCGCGTCAGCGCTGGGCTGA